The Kitasatospora sp. NBC_00374 genome has a segment encoding these proteins:
- a CDS encoding DUF6278 family protein, producing MGIRFIDRWRARRRRRAAPAGVTGTAGGAPEAEGGATTGRGEDRPEDQQEAMAELFAECGLLRELAESEGLRLDDGADSLTALDQVLPRWRDHPEVSDWLGNDAGLYLGTVIRRTVPGAQWRLDAHGRPLLVLPTGLELDVTALGHNWADQGAPQLSAVYLAATDG from the coding sequence ATGGGAATCCGATTCATCGACCGGTGGCGGGCACGGCGTCGTCGGCGTGCGGCTCCGGCCGGCGTCACGGGGACGGCTGGCGGCGCGCCCGAAGCGGAGGGCGGTGCGACGACGGGCCGAGGCGAGGACCGGCCGGAGGACCAGCAGGAGGCGATGGCCGAACTGTTCGCCGAGTGCGGGCTGCTGCGCGAGCTGGCCGAGTCGGAGGGGCTGCGGCTCGACGACGGGGCCGACTCGCTGACCGCCCTCGACCAGGTGCTGCCCCGCTGGCGGGACCACCCCGAGGTCTCGGACTGGCTGGGCAACGACGCGGGGCTCTACCTCGGCACGGTGATCCGCCGCACCGTGCCGGGTGCGCAGTGGCGGCTCGACGCGCACGGACGGCCGCTGCTGGTGCTGCCCACGGGGCTCGAACTGGACGTGACGGCGCTCGGGCACAACTGGGCCGACCAGGGAGCGCCCCAACTGTCCGCGGTCTACCTCGCGGCCACCGACGGCTGA
- a CDS encoding MarR family winged helix-turn-helix transcriptional regulator — translation MTTPPTADTAAELADALTRAMKRIRRQTMQRLEPYGITPGQARALRTLAHAPGCEGRETMRLSELADRLHIAPRSATTVVDALEEAGLVTRTPDPTDRRAVRLVLTDAGWAALERIGQVRHEVAQEYFAPVSPAEQTALLQALRGAESAYEARLPPRRPADEDAPR, via the coding sequence ATGACCACCCCGCCGACGGCCGACACCGCCGCCGAACTCGCCGACGCGCTCACCCGGGCGATGAAGCGGATCCGTCGGCAGACCATGCAGCGGCTGGAGCCGTACGGGATCACCCCCGGCCAGGCCCGCGCCCTGCGCACGCTCGCGCACGCCCCGGGCTGCGAGGGCCGGGAGACCATGCGGCTGAGCGAGCTGGCCGACCGGCTGCACATCGCGCCCCGCTCGGCCACCACCGTGGTGGACGCCCTGGAGGAGGCCGGCCTGGTCACCCGCACGCCCGATCCGACCGACCGGCGGGCGGTGCGCCTGGTCCTGACCGACGCCGGGTGGGCGGCCCTGGAGCGGATCGGGCAGGTCCGGCACGAGGTCGCCCAGGAGTACTTCGCCCCGGTCAGCCCTGCCGAGCAGACCGCCCTGCTGCAGGCACTGCGCGGGGCGGAGTCGGCGTACGAGGCGCGGCTCCCGCCGCGGCGCCCGGCCGACGAGGACGCACCGCGGTGA
- a CDS encoding DUF2637 domain-containing protein, protein MSRPSLTRAHRILLGLVAVGACLISGIGFAGSYAAVRELALEKGFGTFSYAFPIGVDAGIVVLLALDLVLTWLRIPFPLLRQTAWLLTAATIAFNAAASWGDSLGMAMHAVIPVLFVVVVEASRHAVGRIAAITADRHMESVRLMRWVLSPVPTFRLWRRMKLWELRSYDETVRLEQNRLVYRAQLRFRYGRGWRRSAPFQALLPLKLAKYGVPLDPSVLDRIDGPLHAVQGPQAGRSTLTTASVQEVAAVRGEALAQADARQVDGNGEQVEQDQAAVSAVSAAVAVPTLAKLAAVRLRDAQDPHSDEQAGHPVAEQTELNVWTARAVRAHTEQMEEAARTARVPGHMSPWFKPPRPTRPSEAEEAVPVRPVRQQHAAQPRVTEQHGPEDWAQEQRRPGRQPQAPGRRAPVGVGGPRVPGPAQGSESEPIRIGHRPVRLDGELHTEPAAPAAVAEPLPFDPADAADASDRGENRGENRGENRRDERGVDQDEQWAGRRPAAEPLDPDLCFEALISYMDVYGHQPDPQRFAEYLTREWNVVGTRPDGSVSPTELGRIWQHLQDRYVAAGRE, encoded by the coding sequence ATGTCACGTCCATCCCTCACCCGTGCCCATCGGATCCTGCTCGGCCTGGTGGCCGTCGGCGCCTGCCTGATCTCGGGCATCGGCTTCGCGGGTTCCTATGCCGCGGTGCGTGAGCTGGCGCTGGAGAAGGGGTTCGGGACCTTCTCGTACGCCTTCCCGATCGGTGTGGACGCGGGCATCGTGGTGCTCCTCGCGCTGGACCTGGTGCTGACCTGGCTGCGGATCCCGTTCCCGCTGCTGCGGCAGACGGCCTGGCTGCTGACCGCCGCCACGATCGCCTTCAACGCGGCCGCCTCCTGGGGCGACTCGCTGGGCATGGCGATGCACGCCGTCATCCCGGTGCTGTTCGTGGTCGTGGTCGAGGCCTCCCGGCACGCCGTCGGCCGGATCGCGGCGATCACGGCGGACCGGCACATGGAGTCGGTCCGGCTGATGCGCTGGGTGCTGTCGCCGGTGCCGACGTTCCGGCTGTGGCGCCGGATGAAGCTGTGGGAGCTGCGCTCCTACGACGAGACCGTGCGGCTGGAGCAGAACCGGCTGGTCTACCGGGCGCAGCTGCGTTTCCGGTACGGGCGCGGCTGGCGCCGCTCGGCTCCGTTCCAGGCGCTGCTGCCGCTGAAGCTCGCCAAGTACGGCGTGCCGCTCGACCCGAGCGTCCTGGACCGGATCGACGGTCCCCTGCATGCTGTCCAGGGCCCCCAGGCCGGCCGGTCGACGCTGACCACGGCGAGCGTGCAGGAGGTGGCGGCGGTGCGGGGCGAGGCCCTCGCGCAGGCGGACGCCAGGCAGGTCGACGGGAACGGCGAGCAGGTCGAGCAGGACCAGGCCGCGGTGTCGGCGGTGTCCGCGGCGGTGGCCGTGCCGACGCTGGCGAAGCTCGCCGCCGTACGGCTGCGGGACGCGCAGGACCCGCACTCGGACGAGCAGGCCGGACACCCGGTGGCGGAGCAGACCGAGCTGAATGTCTGGACCGCCAGGGCGGTTCGCGCGCACACCGAGCAGATGGAGGAGGCCGCCCGCACGGCGCGGGTGCCGGGTCACATGTCGCCGTGGTTCAAGCCGCCGCGGCCGACCCGTCCGTCGGAGGCCGAGGAGGCGGTGCCCGTCCGCCCGGTCCGGCAGCAGCATGCCGCCCAGCCCAGGGTCACCGAGCAGCACGGCCCGGAGGACTGGGCACAGGAGCAGCGGCGGCCCGGCCGGCAGCCGCAGGCTCCGGGACGGCGGGCGCCCGTCGGCGTCGGCGGGCCGCGGGTGCCGGGCCCGGCGCAGGGCTCGGAGTCGGAGCCGATCCGGATCGGGCACCGCCCGGTGCGCCTCGACGGTGAGCTGCACACCGAGCCGGCCGCCCCGGCGGCCGTGGCCGAGCCGCTGCCCTTCGACCCCGCGGACGCGGCGGACGCCTCGGACCGGGGCGAGAACCGGGGCGAGAACCGGGGCGAGAACCGGCGCGACGAGCGCGGTGTCGATCAGGACGAGCAGTGGGCGGGCCGCCGGCCGGCGGCCGAGCCGCTGGACCCGGACCTCTGCTTCGAGGCTCTGATCAGCTACATGGACGTCTACGGCCACCAGCCGGACCCGCAGCGCTTCGCCGAGTACCTGACCAGGGAGTGGAACGTGGTCGGGACCCGGCCGGACGGTTCGGTGAGCCCCACCGAGCTCGGCCGGATCTGGCAGCACCTGCAGGACCGTTACGTCGCCGCCGGCCGCGAGTGA
- a CDS encoding ZIP family metal transporter → MTAVLVAAGAFLMTLIGGFVAQRTGDRRHLVLGFAAGLMLGVVAFDLLPEALAAAPDEVHGVPQALLMFAAGFLVIHIVERAVAIHRGHEGEYAEHTHGHRHQHVGTQRVGLAAAIALVAHSVMDGFAIGAAFQAGSTVGTVVAIAVVAHDFADGFNTYTITRLYGNDRRRALTLLTADALAPVTGAGITLLFTIPEELLGLYLGFFAGFLLYLATSDILPEAHSPHPSRSTLLCTLVGVGFMWLVIGFAS, encoded by the coding sequence ATGACCGCCGTGCTCGTCGCCGCAGGCGCCTTCCTGATGACCCTGATCGGCGGCTTCGTCGCCCAGCGCACCGGGGACCGCCGCCACCTGGTGCTCGGGTTCGCGGCCGGTCTGATGCTCGGGGTGGTCGCCTTCGATCTGCTGCCGGAGGCGCTGGCCGCGGCCCCGGACGAGGTGCACGGGGTGCCGCAGGCACTGCTGATGTTCGCGGCGGGGTTCCTGGTGATCCACATCGTGGAGCGCGCGGTGGCCATCCACCGGGGCCACGAGGGCGAGTACGCCGAGCACACGCACGGGCACCGGCACCAGCACGTGGGGACCCAGCGGGTCGGCCTGGCGGCGGCGATCGCGCTGGTCGCGCACAGCGTGATGGACGGTTTCGCGATCGGTGCGGCCTTCCAGGCGGGCAGCACGGTCGGCACCGTGGTCGCGATCGCGGTGGTGGCACACGACTTCGCGGACGGCTTCAACACGTACACCATCACCCGGCTGTACGGGAACGACCGGCGGCGGGCGCTGACGCTGCTCACGGCCGACGCGCTGGCGCCGGTGACGGGGGCGGGCATCACGCTGCTGTTCACCATCCCGGAGGAACTGCTCGGCCTCTACCTGGGTTTCTTCGCCGGCTTTCTGCTGTATCTGGCGACCTCGGACATCCTGCCGGAGGCGCACAGCCCGCATCCGTCCCGGTCGACGCTGCTGTGCACGCTGGTGGGTGTGGGGTTCATGTGGCTGGTGATCGGTTTCGCGAGCTGA
- a CDS encoding DUF2218 domain-containing protein, producing the protein MARSEARVRTDRPARYGKQLAAHMGRKIRADWSEEAGRGELAFRGGTATLVAEPGALLLAVEGAAEELPGLEDVVGRHLVRFGSRDELVVEWHRDNGEPGLVQRNEEEAAGGQ; encoded by the coding sequence ATGGCACGTTCCGAGGCCCGCGTCCGCACCGACCGCCCGGCCCGCTACGGCAAGCAGCTGGCCGCCCACATGGGGCGCAAGATCCGGGCCGACTGGTCCGAGGAGGCCGGCCGCGGCGAGCTCGCCTTCCGGGGCGGCACCGCGACCCTGGTCGCCGAGCCCGGTGCCCTGCTGCTCGCCGTCGAGGGCGCGGCCGAGGAGCTGCCCGGCCTGGAGGACGTCGTCGGTCGCCACCTGGTCCGCTTCGGCTCCCGGGACGAGCTGGTGGTCGAGTGGCACCGCGACAACGGCGAGCCCGGACTGGTCCAGCGCAACGAGGAGGAGGCCGCCGGGGGTCAGTGA
- a CDS encoding restriction endonuclease codes for MQHSPEGRPDTTTTTLQPGFLASVFRDLGAEVPDQGTRTEEDTAAHGRAAALTHHRTVTVRAEHEHLADLLRRAALPVSAMDFESQLRSYEPRPFAAGEDDPAVGAEPRWADFAPPEPAATVPDEPASRRLLDSGYQRGLAQARLAHQRALREWRSRQAEAADGGIRAARLAHEQTEQARARAVREYNETLEECRRAYRQSEPAAVESLLERALAAAEGATQDLPAPCRAVFRRLTSTAVLDLDLPPLDLVPSLDGYRLGPDGEIEPVPRPAPDRASDYLRLAARLALRALQAADAVDTDEMLAGVVLNGWLRRPDAEPLCLLSVDADRDALARTRLLPAGDTEPMAGHPGEAPDGQGVYADAEQDEALVRLRELAAVVTPDPYTPVEVEPSGTVGAAVPAVDELSPNEFAHLIRELLTKGGLAGWSVRLRGPAGLVATGEGGPGSALPGRWVVWASREPEPVGEEQLRTLAEAVREEGAERGLRLTTGRFTDSALDLAAGGRHDHIHLIDGRGVQELARTHLGLPLTAAG; via the coding sequence ATGCAGCACTCACCCGAAGGCCGTCCGGACACCACCACCACCACCCTCCAGCCGGGCTTCCTGGCCTCGGTCTTCCGGGATCTCGGCGCCGAGGTCCCGGATCAGGGCACCCGGACGGAGGAGGACACCGCCGCACACGGCCGGGCCGCCGCGCTGACGCACCACCGTACGGTCACCGTCCGGGCCGAGCACGAGCACCTGGCCGATCTGCTGCGCAGGGCCGCCCTGCCGGTGTCCGCGATGGACTTCGAGAGCCAGCTGCGCAGCTACGAGCCGCGCCCGTTCGCCGCCGGGGAGGACGACCCCGCCGTCGGGGCGGAGCCGCGTTGGGCGGACTTCGCGCCGCCCGAGCCGGCCGCGACCGTTCCGGACGAGCCGGCCTCCCGCCGCCTGCTGGACTCCGGCTACCAGCGGGGCCTGGCCCAGGCCCGGCTGGCCCACCAGCGAGCGCTGCGCGAGTGGCGGAGCAGGCAGGCCGAGGCGGCGGACGGCGGTATCCGGGCGGCCCGGCTGGCGCACGAGCAGACCGAGCAGGCCCGGGCCAGGGCGGTCCGGGAGTACAACGAGACGCTGGAGGAGTGCCGCCGCGCCTACCGGCAGTCCGAGCCCGCCGCGGTGGAGTCCCTGCTGGAACGGGCGCTGGCCGCCGCGGAAGGGGCGACCCAGGATCTCCCGGCACCCTGCCGGGCCGTCTTCCGCCGGCTCACCAGTACCGCGGTGCTGGACCTGGACCTGCCGCCGCTCGATCTGGTGCCCTCGCTGGACGGCTACCGCCTGGGCCCGGACGGGGAGATCGAGCCGGTACCGCGCCCGGCGCCCGACCGGGCCTCGGACTACCTCCGGCTGGCGGCCCGGCTGGCGCTGCGCGCCCTCCAGGCGGCGGACGCGGTCGACACCGACGAGATGCTCGCCGGGGTGGTGCTCAACGGCTGGCTGCGCAGGCCCGACGCCGAGCCGCTCTGCCTGTTGAGTGTGGACGCCGACCGGGACGCGCTCGCCCGCACCCGGCTGCTGCCGGCCGGTGACACCGAGCCGATGGCGGGCCACCCCGGCGAAGCCCCGGACGGCCAGGGTGTCTACGCGGACGCGGAGCAGGACGAGGCGCTCGTCCGGCTGCGGGAGCTGGCCGCGGTGGTCACCCCCGATCCCTACACACCGGTGGAGGTCGAGCCGAGTGGCACGGTCGGGGCGGCGGTGCCCGCGGTGGACGAGCTCTCGCCGAACGAATTCGCCCATCTGATCCGGGAGTTGCTCACCAAGGGCGGTCTGGCCGGGTGGAGCGTCCGGCTGCGCGGCCCGGCCGGTCTGGTGGCGACCGGTGAGGGCGGGCCCGGCAGCGCGTTGCCGGGCCGCTGGGTGGTCTGGGCCTCGCGTGAGCCGGAGCCCGTCGGCGAGGAGCAGCTGCGCACACTCGCCGAGGCCGTCCGCGAGGAGGGCGCGGAGCGCGGCCTGCGCCTCACCACCGGGCGGTTCACCGACTCGGCGCTCGACCTGGCGGCCGGCGGACGGCACGACCACATCCACCTGATCGACGGCCGGGGCGTCCAGGAGCTGGCCCGGACGCACCTCGGCCTCCCGCTCACCGCCGCCGGCTGA
- a CDS encoding response regulator, which produces MRVVLAEDLYLLREGLTRLLEAHGFTIAAAVETGPDLLAALLEHRPDVAVVDVRLPPTLTDEGLQAALAARRQIPGLPVLVLSQHVQQLYARELLADGSGGVGYLLKDRVFNADQFIDAVRRVAAGGMAMDPDVIAKLLRSSARSQPVRRLSPREREVLSLMAEGCSNSAVAARLLISDGAVAKHIANIFTKLELAPAEDANRRVLAVLAHLNGVGEG; this is translated from the coding sequence GTGCGAGTTGTCCTCGCCGAGGATCTCTACCTTCTCCGCGAAGGCCTGACGCGGCTGTTGGAGGCCCACGGGTTCACCATCGCGGCCGCCGTGGAGACCGGGCCCGACCTGTTGGCCGCGCTGCTGGAGCACCGGCCGGACGTCGCGGTGGTGGACGTCCGGCTCCCGCCCACGCTGACCGACGAGGGACTGCAGGCCGCGTTGGCGGCGCGTCGTCAGATCCCCGGGCTCCCGGTGCTGGTGCTCTCGCAGCACGTCCAGCAGCTGTACGCACGTGAGTTGCTCGCGGACGGCTCGGGCGGGGTGGGCTACCTGCTGAAGGACCGGGTGTTCAACGCCGACCAGTTCATCGACGCGGTTCGCCGAGTGGCCGCCGGCGGCATGGCGATGGACCCGGACGTGATCGCCAAACTGCTGCGCAGCAGCGCCCGTTCGCAGCCGGTCCGGCGGCTCTCCCCACGTGAGCGGGAGGTGCTGTCGCTGATGGCCGAGGGGTGCTCCAACTCGGCGGTGGCGGCCCGACTGCTCATCAGTGACGGAGCTGTCGCGAAGCACATTGCCAATATCTTCACCAAGTTGGAACTGGCCCCCGCCGAGGATGCCAATCGCCGTGTCCTGGCTGTGCTGGCGCACCTCAACGGGGTCGGTGAGGGCTAG
- a CDS encoding LysR substrate-binding domain-containing protein translates to MMDLGRLRALHAVAVHGSVGRAAGALGFTPSAVSQQIAKLERETRTVLLERQGRGVVLTDAARRLAETAQQLLALVEQAEVTLEEQRGQAVGRLLIAAFATGARGLLPRALADLRERCPELDVRLLETDPYLAAELVARGEVDLALVQDWPTVPLSVPAGLSRLDLGPDPVDLLLPAGDPLTELAVVPVARLLGRRWISVPPGNICHDWLVRTMREAGEEPDVVYQVGEFETQIALIDAGLGLGLVPRLGRGPLPAGVVARPVEPEPSRRVFALWRSQASRRPAITAALTAMREQWDGLAV, encoded by the coding sequence ATGATGGATCTCGGACGCCTGCGGGCCCTGCACGCGGTGGCGGTGCACGGGTCGGTGGGCCGGGCGGCGGGCGCGCTCGGCTTCACTCCGTCGGCGGTCTCGCAGCAGATCGCCAAGCTGGAGCGCGAGACCCGCACCGTCCTGCTGGAGCGCCAGGGCCGCGGCGTGGTCCTCACCGACGCCGCCCGCCGGCTGGCCGAGACCGCGCAGCAACTGCTCGCCCTGGTCGAGCAGGCCGAGGTCACCCTGGAGGAACAGCGCGGCCAGGCCGTCGGCCGGCTGCTGATCGCCGCCTTCGCCACCGGAGCGCGCGGCCTGCTCCCCCGAGCCCTGGCGGACCTGCGGGAGCGCTGCCCCGAACTGGACGTGCGGCTGCTGGAGACCGACCCCTACCTCGCGGCCGAACTGGTGGCCCGCGGCGAGGTCGACCTCGCGCTGGTCCAGGACTGGCCGACGGTGCCGCTGTCCGTCCCCGCCGGGCTCTCCCGGCTCGACCTCGGCCCCGACCCGGTCGACCTGCTGCTGCCCGCCGGGGATCCGCTCACCGAACTCGCCGTGGTACCGGTCGCCCGGCTGCTCGGACGGCGCTGGATCAGCGTGCCGCCGGGCAACATCTGCCACGACTGGCTGGTGCGCACCATGCGCGAGGCCGGCGAGGAGCCGGACGTGGTCTACCAGGTGGGCGAGTTCGAGACCCAGATCGCCCTGATCGACGCCGGTCTCGGCCTCGGGCTGGTCCCCCGGCTGGGGCGGGGGCCGCTGCCCGCCGGGGTGGTGGCCAGGCCGGTGGAGCCCGAGCCGTCCCGGCGGGTCTTCGCGCTCTGGCGCAGCCAGGCCTCCCGGCGGCCCGCCATCACCGCGGCGCTGACCGCGATGCGCGAGCAATGGGACGGCCTGGCCGTCTGA
- a CDS encoding aldolase/citrate lyase family protein, whose amino-acid sequence MSQVLVDGSNPEGGASFSAAALAAVDALLAPVDADLARRYPGDSGTRQPVHTVYVPADAFEAGTVADWGRRALAAFDTHAATPAQLAEALGVPADDLVADVHARVRAKLEREPIEDLRIDFEDGYGPRPDAEEDAAAVRAAELVAAAVAEGSAPPYIGIRIKCMEAAVRDRGIRTLQLFLSTLLASGGLPEGLVLTLPKVTYAEQVTALVRLLEDFEQRAGLPAGRIGFEIQIETTQAILGADGRATVARMIEAAEGRATGLHYGTFDYSAACGVSAAYQSMDHPVADHAKAVMQVAAAGTGVRLSDGSTNVIPTGPTEQVHAAWKLHHDLVRRSLARAYYQGWDMHPAHLPTRYAAVYAFYREGLAAAAARLAAYVAKAGGDVMDEPATARALSGYVLRGLDCGAVDPAEVTGLTGLDRKQLDALAGR is encoded by the coding sequence ATGTCGCAGGTCCTGGTGGACGGTAGCAACCCCGAGGGCGGGGCGTCGTTCTCCGCCGCCGCCCTGGCCGCCGTGGACGCGCTGCTCGCGCCGGTCGACGCGGACCTGGCCCGGCGCTACCCCGGCGACTCCGGCACCCGCCAGCCCGTGCACACGGTCTACGTCCCGGCCGACGCCTTCGAGGCCGGCACGGTCGCCGACTGGGGCCGCCGGGCCCTGGCGGCCTTCGACACCCACGCGGCGACCCCGGCGCAGCTCGCCGAGGCCCTCGGCGTTCCGGCCGACGACCTGGTGGCGGACGTCCACGCCCGGGTCCGCGCCAAGCTGGAGCGCGAGCCGATCGAGGACCTGCGGATCGACTTCGAGGACGGCTACGGGCCGCGCCCCGACGCGGAGGAGGACGCCGCGGCCGTCCGGGCGGCCGAGCTGGTCGCCGCCGCCGTGGCGGAGGGCAGTGCCCCGCCGTACATCGGCATCCGGATCAAGTGCATGGAGGCGGCCGTCCGCGATCGCGGGATCCGCACGCTCCAGCTCTTCCTCTCCACCCTGCTGGCCTCGGGCGGGCTGCCCGAGGGCCTGGTCCTGACGCTGCCGAAGGTGACCTACGCGGAGCAGGTGACGGCGCTGGTACGGCTGCTGGAGGACTTCGAGCAGCGGGCGGGCCTGCCGGCCGGGCGGATCGGGTTCGAGATCCAGATCGAGACCACCCAGGCGATCCTGGGCGCCGACGGCCGGGCCACCGTCGCCCGGATGATCGAGGCCGCCGAGGGCCGGGCCACCGGCCTGCACTACGGCACCTTCGACTACAGCGCCGCCTGTGGGGTCAGCGCCGCCTACCAGAGCATGGACCACCCGGTCGCGGACCACGCGAAGGCCGTGATGCAGGTGGCGGCCGCCGGTACCGGCGTCCGGCTCTCGGACGGCTCGACCAACGTCATCCCGACCGGGCCGACCGAGCAGGTGCACGCCGCCTGGAAGCTCCACCACGACCTGGTCCGCCGTTCCCTGGCCAGGGCCTACTACCAGGGCTGGGACATGCACCCGGCGCACCTGCCGACCCGCTACGCGGCGGTCTACGCGTTCTACCGCGAGGGCCTCGCCGCCGCCGCGGCCCGGCTCGCCGCCTACGTGGCGAAGGCGGGCGGCGACGTGATGGACGAGCCGGCCACCGCCCGGGCGCTCAGCGGGTACGTGCTGCGCGGGCTGGACTGCGGCGCCGTGGACCCGGCCGAGGTCACCGGACTGACCGGCCTGGACCGCAAGCAGCTCGACGCGCTCGCCGGCCGCTGA
- a CDS encoding YigZ family protein, producing the protein MSEPSPKPYLTIRRSVSHETEIKKSRFICHLARVADEDEAQAFIAAVRKQYWDARHNCTAFVVGDGSPRERSNDDGEPGGTAGVPMLEVLRRRGVTDTVAVVTRYFGGIKLGAGGLVRAYGNAVSEALDEAGLLERRPVALLAVTAGHTRAGRLENELRAAGYTVRDLAYQADGVRIEVGVPEDEVTGFHAWLAEATGGTAQAEPAGRTFVEVPV; encoded by the coding sequence ATGTCGGAGCCCAGCCCGAAGCCGTACCTGACGATCCGGCGCTCCGTCAGCCACGAGACCGAGATCAAGAAGTCCCGGTTCATCTGCCATCTCGCCAGGGTCGCCGACGAGGACGAGGCACAGGCCTTCATCGCGGCCGTCCGCAAGCAGTACTGGGACGCCCGCCACAACTGCACCGCCTTCGTGGTCGGGGACGGCTCGCCCCGGGAGCGGTCCAATGACGACGGCGAGCCCGGCGGTACGGCGGGCGTGCCGATGCTGGAGGTGCTGCGGCGGCGCGGGGTGACCGACACCGTCGCGGTGGTGACGCGCTACTTCGGCGGGATCAAACTCGGTGCGGGCGGGTTGGTCCGGGCGTACGGGAACGCGGTGTCCGAGGCACTGGACGAGGCGGGGCTGCTGGAACGGCGGCCGGTGGCGCTGCTCGCCGTCACCGCCGGGCACACCCGCGCCGGTCGGTTGGAGAACGAACTGCGCGCGGCCGGTTACACGGTGCGCGATCTGGCCTATCAGGCGGACGGGGTGCGGATCGAAGTGGGTGTCCCGGAGGACGAGGTGACGGGTTTTCACGCCTGGCTGGCGGAGGCCACCGGCGGAACGGCCCAGGCCGAGCCGGCCGGCCGCACCTTCGTGGAGGTCCCGGTCTGA
- a CDS encoding EamA family transporter yields the protein MSPRHIALAVLIAAVWGLNFVLIHVGLENFPPLLFCALRFAVVAVPAVFLVGPPRVARRWIVAVGCTLGVVKFGLLFLGMHAGMPAGLSSLVLQSQAVFTAVFAAAMLRERPTRLRAAGLAVAFGGILLAAVDRGLDGPVGAFALVIASAAFWGLSNVLTRKASPPDALRWMVWVSAVPPLPLLVLSLLVEGPAADLRALAGIDLAGLGAIAYVGLVSTLFGFVAWSFLLRSYDASAVAPYSLLVPVFGMSSSWLLLGERFSPTAAVAAVLVIAGIGLTAVRPRRPGAAAGAAPRTPTPPRAVPAAGRSARQG from the coding sequence ATGAGCCCCCGTCACATCGCCCTGGCGGTGCTGATCGCCGCCGTCTGGGGCCTCAACTTCGTCCTGATCCACGTCGGACTGGAGAACTTTCCGCCGCTGCTCTTCTGCGCCCTGCGGTTCGCGGTGGTGGCGGTGCCGGCGGTGTTCCTGGTGGGGCCGCCCCGGGTCGCCCGGCGGTGGATCGTCGCGGTCGGCTGCACGCTCGGGGTGGTGAAGTTCGGGCTGCTCTTCCTCGGGATGCACGCGGGTATGCCGGCCGGACTGTCCTCGCTGGTGCTGCAGAGCCAGGCGGTGTTCACCGCAGTGTTCGCCGCGGCGATGCTGCGCGAGCGGCCCACCCGTCTGCGGGCGGCGGGCCTGGCGGTCGCCTTCGGCGGGATCCTGCTGGCCGCGGTGGACCGCGGGCTCGACGGCCCGGTCGGCGCCTTCGCCCTGGTGATCGCCTCGGCCGCGTTCTGGGGGCTGTCCAACGTGCTGACCCGCAAGGCCTCGCCGCCGGACGCGCTGCGCTGGATGGTCTGGGTCAGTGCCGTCCCGCCGCTGCCGCTGCTCGTCCTGTCACTGCTGGTCGAGGGTCCGGCGGCGGATCTGCGGGCGCTGGCCGGGATCGACCTGGCGGGGCTGGGCGCGATCGCCTACGTCGGCCTGGTCTCCACCCTGTTCGGGTTCGTCGCCTGGAGTTTCCTGCTGCGCAGCTACGACGCCTCGGCGGTCGCGCCGTACTCGCTGCTGGTGCCGGTGTTCGGGATGTCCTCGTCCTGGCTGCTGCTGGGGGAGCGGTTCAGCCCGACGGCGGCCGTCGCGGCCGTGCTGGTGATCGCCGGGATCGGTCTCACCGCGGTGCGTCCTCGTCGGCCGGGCGCCGCGGCGGGAGCCGCGCCTCGTACGCCGACTCCGCCCCGCGCAGTGCCTGCAGCAGGGCGGTCTGCTCGGCAGGGCTGA